The Natrinema saccharevitans genome includes the window ACGGCGACGGCTCCTTGCAAACGTCTGCCTAGGGGCTATTCGCTCGCGTTTCGTAGCCCCGCCGATGAGTTCTCCCACGACGTCGATCGAGCAACCGGTCACCTGTCGGCACTGCGGGACGGAAAACGAACACCGCTATACGTACTGTCGACGCTGCACCGGCTACCTGCCGGCGCGGCCCGACTCCCAGCGCCACCCCGGCGGCTCGCACTGAACGGCCCGCTCGACCGTTCGCCGTCCGTCCTCGTCAGTCGGCTCCGGCCCCGGCCACGTCGCCGTCGGCCGACCCCGCACCAGCGACCTCCTCGTCGGTGAGATAACACTGCGGATCCGGCGCGAACAGATCGCCCGTCGTCGAAAGCGCCCGCAGCCGCGACGCGCCGCGACAGATCGACTTGTACTGACAGTCCGCACACTTGCCGTTCAGGCGCTCCTCGCGGTTCCGCAGGGCCTCGAGCAGCGGGTTCGACTCGTCCTCCCAGATCTCGCCGAAGGGCCGATCGCGGACGTTCCCGAGGCTGTAGCCCTGCCAGAACTGGGTGAGGTGGACGTTGCCCTGATAGTCGACGTCGGCGATCCGCTCGCCGGTCGGGTCGCCGCCGTTTCGCTCGAGGTAGTCGTAGACCGCCTGCGCTTTCGCCTCGCCGAACTCCTCGCGGGCGTACTCGACGAGGTAAGCCGCGTCGGCGTAGTTGCCCACCAGCAGCGTCTCGATCTCCTCGCCGCGGTCGTGATACTCGAGCGTGAGATCCGCGACCCGTGTGACCGCCTCGCGTTTCGCCTCGGGGGAGAGGTCGGCGTCGACGATCTCGGCGCCGCGGCCGCCGTAGTCCAGGTGGTAGAAACAGAAGCGGTCCAGCCCCTTCTCGGCCAACAGGTCAACCACCCCTTCGAGGTCGGGCGCGTTGGCCTCGGTGATCGTGTAGCGCAGGCCGGTCTTGAGTCCGACCTCGAGGGAGTTCTCGATGCCGCGGACGGCGGCGTCGAACGCCCCCTCCTCGCCGCGGAACCGGTCGTTGCGCTCGGGGAGGCCGTCGACCGAGATGCCGGCGTACTGGAGGCCGGCGTCTTTCAGGGCTGCGGCCTTCTCGCGGGTCAGTAAGGTCCCGTTCGAGGACAGGACCGGACGGATTCCCCGATCGGCGGCGTAGCCGACGAGTTCGATCAGGTCCTCGCGGACCAGCGGTTCGCCCCCGGAGAAAAGCAGGACTGGCGCGCCGAAGTCGGCGAGCTGATCGATGAACGTCTTGGCCTCGGCCGTCGAGAACTCGCCGGTCGCGGCCTGGTTCTCCGCGCCGGCGTAGCAGTGCGAACAGTAGAGGTTACACCGGCGTGTGGTGTTCCAGACGACGACCGGGCGGTGCTGTTTCTCGTCGGCGATCTGGGGCTTTTTCGACTCGTCGGCCGCGTCGTAGCGTAGTCCGTCACCCTCGGCGTCGAGATCACAGAGCAACTTACTGATCGAGATCACAGGCTGTTCACCTCCGACGCGCCGGCCGTCTCCTCGTAGACGCGCGGTTCGTCGTCGGCGTCGTCATCGTCGGCGTCGCGGGCGCCGGTGCCATCGCCGGGCCGTTCCTCGGCATCGGCAGCCAGTCCTCGCGTCGAGAACCGTTCGACCGATTCCGCAGGGCAGACCCACAGATCGACGGCGTACCAGCCGAACAGGCGAGCGGCGTGTTCGTGGACTTCCGTCGCGCTGGCCGCGGCGACGCTACCGACGTGGCGCATCGGATCGCCCGCCTCGTTGCGGACGAAGACCTCCCACTGGGGCGTCGGGTTCCCGCGTTCGTCGCTGTCGACCGCGGCGCGGCGTGCTTTCTCGACCATATCGGTGTCTTCGGGACGAAAACGAAGGCCGTTGCGCGACCTCCCAACGCACGGGAATTCCCCGCCCCCGGCCCGAACATCTTCCGGTCTTCCCGACCCGCAGGAACAGGAGCGGCGTTTTCGGTCCGCCGGTACCGAAGTCCCGCCATGCGCCCCGGCACCCTCGACACGTCCGAACGGCCGGTCGTCCTCATCTGGGAACTCACCCAGGCCTGTGGCCTTGCCTGTGACCACTGTCGGGCCGACGCCAAGCCCCAGCGCCACCCCGACGAACTCTCGACCCCCGAGGGGAAGGCGCTACTCGAGGACGCGGCCGCGTTCGGCGACGGCCAGTTGATCGTCCTCTCGGGCGGCGACCCGCTCGTCCGCGACGACGTCCCGGAGCTGATCGCCCACGGCGACGATCTTGGCCTGCGGTTGACGATCTCCTCAGCGGGACCGGCTCGCTGACCGCCGATCGGATCGAGGAGATGGCCGACGCCGGGCTCAAGCGGATGGCCGTCAGCCTCGGCGGGGCCTCGCCAGAGACCCACGAGGCCTTCCGCGGCGGGGGCGGCAGCTTCGAGGAGACGATCAGGGCCGTCGAGGACGCCCGCGAGGCCGGGTTTCCAGTCCAAGAGGTTTTCGACCAGCGACTGATCGACACTCGTTCTCCGCGACGGTTTCGCCGCCGCTCGAGGCGCGTTACCGGTGACTACCGAGGAGCGGATCCGAGAGAACCGAATCGGAAACGGCCACGAGCGCAAGTCGGTCCTCGCCGACGTCGCGTGCGATCGGTCGGTGGGCGGGACCTGTCGTCGCCGTTCTGCGAAGACGTTCGTCCGCTGGCGGGCGTTACTCGAGGACGACTAACGTGTCGCCCATGTCGACGCTCTCGCCTTCCTCGACGGCGATCTGGGTGACGGTGCCGCCGCGCGAGGCGACGATGTCGTTTTCCATCTTCATGGCCTCGAGGACGACCAGCACGTCGCCGGCCGCGACCTCGTCGCCTTCCTCGACCTCGACGTCGAGGATCGTGCCCTGCATCTCGGCGTCGACGGTCTCGCCGTCACCCTCGAGTTCGGCACCGCCGGTATCGCCGCCGGAGCCGCCCGCCGGTTCCGGTCGGCTGGCACCGCCGCCGGCCTCGACGTCGCCGGTCGGGATGGCGGGCGCGCCGTGTTCCTCGAGTTCGACCTCGAAGCGCTTGCCGTTGACCTCGACGGTGAACTCCCGCTCGGTGGACTCCTCGTCGTCCTCGCTGGCGCCACCGTCGCCGGTGTCGCCGCCCCACTGCTCCTGGGCCTCATCGATGCGGCTCTCGTCGAGGTCCTCGTCGAGATACTTCGTCGTGTGCGTACTCGCGACGAACTCCTCGTCGGTGAGCATCAGCCGGTGGAACGGGATGATCGTCGGGATGCCCTCGATGTCGTACTCCCGGAGCGCGCGCAGCGAGCGCTCGATACACTCGTCGCGGTCCTCGCCCCAGACCACGAGCTTGGCGATCATCGAGTCGTAGTCGGTGACGAGTTCGTCGCCCTGGCGCAGGGCGTCGTCGAGTCGGACGCCGATCCCGCCCGGCGGGTCGTAGGTCTCGAGGGTCCCGCCGGTCGCGGGCGCGAAGTCGTTCGCGGCGTTCTCGGCGTTGATCCGGAACTCCATCGCGTGGCCGTCGATCTCGACGTCGTCCTGCTCGAAGTCGACTTCCTCGCCGGCGGCGACCTTTATCTGACGCTTGACGATGTCGAGGCCGGTGATCTGCTCGGTGACCGTGTGTTCGACCTGGATGCGGGTGTTGACCTCGAGGAAGAAGAAGTTCGCGTCGGGACCGAGCAGTTCGCCCGCCTCGCGGTCCTCCTCCTCGACGAGGAACTCGACGGTGCCGGCGTTGGTGTAGTCCGCGGCGGCGACGCCCCGACGGGCGGCCTCGCCGATCTTCTCGCGCAGTTCGTCCGAGAGGGCCGCCGACGGCCCCTCCTCGATGACCTTCTGGTGGCGTCGCTGCAGCGAGCAGTCGCGCTCGCCCAGGTGGCGGACGTTCCCGTGTTCGTCCGCGAGGATCTGGACCTCGATGTGGCGGGGCTGCTCGAGGTAGCGCTCGAGGTAGACCGAGTCGTTGTCGAAGTAGGCTTCACCCTCTCGCTGGGCGCTCTCGAGTTGGTCCTCGACTTCGCTCTCGTCCCAGACGACCTTCATCCCGCGACCGCCGCCGCCGCCCTCGGCCTTGATGGCGATCGGATAGCCGTGTCTCTCGCCGAACTCCTTGACCTCCGCGGGTTCGGTAACGGGGTCGGTCGTCCCGGGGACGATCGGCACGTCGGCCTCGTCCATGATCGTCCGGGCCTTGGTCTTCTCGCCGAGCGATTCCATCGCATCGCTGGACGGGCCGATCCAGGTGATCCCCTCGGCGTCCTCGACCTTGCCCGCGAACTCCGCGTTCTCCGCGAGGAAGCCGTAGCCGGGGTGGATGGCGTCGGCGTCGGCCTTCCGCGCGGCCTCGATGACGGCCTCGTGATCGAGGTAGGAGTCGGCGGCCCGCGCCGGTCCCACGTTGTACGCTTCGTCCGCGTAGCGGACGTGTCCCGAGTCCTTGTCCGCCTCGGAGTAGACGGCGACGGTCCCGATATTCAACTCCTCACACGCCCGCATGACGCGGACTGCGATCTCCCCGCGGTTCGCCACGAGAACCTTCCTGAACATTCCTGTGAGAACCGTCGGCAGGGCCCTACCTTACTTTTTCGCAACGGGTTCGACAACGCGTCAGTTTTTGCCAGTTGACGGCCCCGACCGCCGTCGGCTCGAGTCGGACCCGGCGACCGCGACCTCACAGGGCAGACCCATGCTAGTTATGGGCAACCGTTATCCGATCACGGCCCCTGATTCAGGCATGTCCGAGTTCGTACCCGGTCCGTTGCAGACCCAGTCGGTTCTGGAGGACCCGCTCTTGCTGATCGGTGCCGTCGTCTTGCTCCTCGTGGTGATCACGGTCTGGCAGATGGTCGAGATCGTCGACGCCTACGATCGGGCCGCACTGACCGTCTTCGGCGAGTATCGCAAACTGCTCGAGCCGGGGCTGAACATCGTGCCGCCGTTCGTCTCCCGGATCTACACGTTCGACATGCGGACCCAGACGCTGGACGTGCCCCAGCAGGAGGCCATCACGCGGGACAACTCCCCCGTCACGGCCGACGCCGTCGTCTACATCCGGGTGATGAACGCCAAACGCGCCTTCCTCGAGGTCGACGACTACCAGCGCGCCGTCTCGAATCTGGCCCAGACGACCCTGCGGGCCGTGATCGGTGACATGGAACTCGACGACACCCTCTCGCGGCGGGAGATGATCAACGAGCGCATCCGTCAGGAACTCGACGAGCCCACCGACGAGTGGGGCATCCGCGTCGAGAGCGTCGAAGTCCGCGAGGTCACCCCCTCCGCGGGCGTCAAGGGCGCGATGGAGGAACAGACCTCCGCCGAGCGCCGCCGCCGCGCGATGATCCTCGAGGCACAGGGGGAACGCCGCAGCGCCGTCGAGAAAGCGGAAGGGGACAAGCAGTCGAACATCATCCGCGCCCAGGGGGAGAAACAGAGCCAGATTCTCGAGTCCCAGGGTGACGCGATCTCGACTGTGTTGCGGGCTCGCTCCGCCGAGTCGATGGGCGAGCGTGCGGTCATCGACAAGGGGATGGAGACCCTGGCCGAGATCGGCCATGGCGAGTCGACGACGTTCGTCATGCCCCAGGAACTCACCTCGCTGGTCGGCCGCTACGGCAAGCACCTCTCGGGCAGCGACGTGGAGGGCAACGGCACTGACCTCGAGAGCCTCGAGTTCGACGACGAGACCCGCGAACTGATCGGGCTGGACGACATCGCGGACATCATCGGCGAGATCGACGAGCAGGCCGAGATGGACGTCGAAGCGATGGAAGAGCAGGCCCGGGCGATCAAGGAGGGTCAGGACGTGGGCATGGAGGCCGAAGAGCCGATCACCATGTCCGACCCCGACGACGAATCGGAGCCGGAACTGGGATCGGATTCGGAGTAGCGTCGGTAGCGGTTCGCTCGCGTGCTCGAGGAGTCAGCGAAACGGGCCCGCGGTGAGTTAGAACTGCTCGGTCCGTCCCGCCGCCGACCACGCGTCGGTCGGCGCGCCGCGGGGCACGCGGACGGTCCGGTGTTGCTGTGCGCGGACCCGGCCGGCGAAGGCCCACCGCTTGTCGTCCCACGTCTCCTCGCCCTCGGCGGCGGCCGCGGCGGCCGCGAGCGCGTGATCGTGGAGGTGGGCACCGATCGCGGCCGCGATGGCCGCAGTCTCGTCCTCGTCGGCGTCGTCGGGCAGGTCGATCGAGACGTCGCCGGGCACGGCCGCCTCGAGGCCCGTCGACGCACCG containing:
- a CDS encoding DUF7577 domain-containing protein, with product MSSPTTSIEQPVTCRHCGTENEHRYTYCRRCTGYLPARPDSQRHPGGSH
- a CDS encoding TIGR04347 family pseudo-SAM/SPASM protein; this translates as MISISKLLCDLDAEGDGLRYDAADESKKPQIADEKQHRPVVVWNTTRRCNLYCSHCYAGAENQAATGEFSTAEAKTFIDQLADFGAPVLLFSGGEPLVREDLIELVGYAADRGIRPVLSSNGTLLTREKAAALKDAGLQYAGISVDGLPERNDRFRGEEGAFDAAVRGIENSLEVGLKTGLRYTITEANAPDLEGVVDLLAEKGLDRFCFYHLDYGGRGAEIVDADLSPEAKREAVTRVADLTLEYHDRGEEIETLLVGNYADAAYLVEYAREEFGEAKAQAVYDYLERNGGDPTGERIADVDYQGNVHLTQFWQGYSLGNVRDRPFGEIWEDESNPLLEALRNREERLNGKCADCQYKSICRGASRLRALSTTGDLFAPDPQCYLTDEEVAGAGSADGDVAGAGAD
- a CDS encoding Htur_1727 family rSAM-partnered candidate RiPP codes for the protein MVEKARRAAVDSDERGNPTPQWEVFVRNEAGDPMRHVGSVAAASATEVHEHAARLFGWYAVDLWVCPAESVERFSTRGLAADAEERPGDGTGARDADDDDADDEPRVYEETAGASEVNSL
- a CDS encoding acetyl-CoA carboxylase biotin carboxylase subunit; this encodes MFRKVLVANRGEIAVRVMRACEELNIGTVAVYSEADKDSGHVRYADEAYNVGPARAADSYLDHEAVIEAARKADADAIHPGYGFLAENAEFAGKVEDAEGITWIGPSSDAMESLGEKTKARTIMDEADVPIVPGTTDPVTEPAEVKEFGERHGYPIAIKAEGGGGGRGMKVVWDESEVEDQLESAQREGEAYFDNDSVYLERYLEQPRHIEVQILADEHGNVRHLGERDCSLQRRHQKVIEEGPSAALSDELREKIGEAARRGVAAADYTNAGTVEFLVEEEDREAGELLGPDANFFFLEVNTRIQVEHTVTEQITGLDIVKRQIKVAAGEEVDFEQDDVEIDGHAMEFRINAENAANDFAPATGGTLETYDPPGGIGVRLDDALRQGDELVTDYDSMIAKLVVWGEDRDECIERSLRALREYDIEGIPTIIPFHRLMLTDEEFVASTHTTKYLDEDLDESRIDEAQEQWGGDTGDGGASEDDEESTEREFTVEVNGKRFEVELEEHGAPAIPTGDVEAGGGASRPEPAGGSGGDTGGAELEGDGETVDAEMQGTILDVEVEEGDEVAAGDVLVVLEAMKMENDIVASRGGTVTQIAVEEGESVDMGDTLVVLE
- a CDS encoding SPFH domain-containing protein is translated as MSEFVPGPLQTQSVLEDPLLLIGAVVLLLVVITVWQMVEIVDAYDRAALTVFGEYRKLLEPGLNIVPPFVSRIYTFDMRTQTLDVPQQEAITRDNSPVTADAVVYIRVMNAKRAFLEVDDYQRAVSNLAQTTLRAVIGDMELDDTLSRREMINERIRQELDEPTDEWGIRVESVEVREVTPSAGVKGAMEEQTSAERRRRAMILEAQGERRSAVEKAEGDKQSNIIRAQGEKQSQILESQGDAISTVLRARSAESMGERAVIDKGMETLAEIGHGESTTFVMPQELTSLVGRYGKHLSGSDVEGNGTDLESLEFDDETRELIGLDDIADIIGEIDEQAEMDVEAMEEQARAIKEGQDVGMEAEEPITMSDPDDESEPELGSDSE